One Nocardioides luti DNA window includes the following coding sequences:
- the glcF gene encoding glycolate oxidase subunit GlcF, with product MTDTTQQDTGGTLGEMGAVIDLGMPVAGGAFDEHHPPDAALIGDCVHCGFCLPTCPTYVLWGEEMDSPRGRIYLMKEGLEGEPMDDAMVSHWDACLGCMACVTACPSGVQYDTLIEQTRAQVERNHERAPKDKALRGLIFAIFPHPKRLRLLRGPLRVLQRTGLDRAVRRTGLLERMAPQLAAMESLAPRLGRPEPLPPRITATGERRAVVGLLTGCVQGAFFPGVNSATARVLQAEGCDVVVPPKQGCCGALSVHNGRETEAQDYARAIVDAFEAAGVERIVVNAAGCGSTMKDYARLLGDDPAYAERATAFAEKVRDVSEILDELGPVATRHPLELSVAYHDACHLAHAQGVRAQPRALLTGIPGLELREIAEGELCCGSAGIYNILNPEPARELGDRKAANIVATGADVLVTANPGCLMQVTAAIERSGHPMGMAHTIEVLDASLRGAPASSLREGTHPSA from the coding sequence GTGACCGACACGACCCAGCAGGACACCGGCGGCACGCTCGGCGAGATGGGCGCCGTGATCGACCTCGGCATGCCCGTGGCCGGCGGTGCCTTCGACGAGCACCACCCGCCGGACGCCGCCCTGATCGGCGACTGCGTGCACTGCGGCTTCTGCCTGCCCACCTGCCCGACGTACGTCCTGTGGGGCGAGGAGATGGACTCCCCGCGCGGCCGGATCTACCTGATGAAGGAGGGGCTCGAGGGCGAGCCCATGGACGACGCGATGGTGTCGCACTGGGACGCCTGCCTGGGCTGCATGGCCTGCGTGACCGCGTGCCCGTCGGGCGTGCAGTACGACACCCTCATCGAGCAGACCCGCGCGCAGGTCGAGCGCAACCACGAGCGGGCGCCCAAGGACAAGGCGCTGCGCGGGCTGATCTTCGCGATCTTCCCGCACCCCAAGCGCCTGCGGCTGCTGCGCGGACCCCTCCGGGTCCTGCAGCGAACCGGCCTCGACCGGGCGGTGCGCCGCACCGGGCTGCTGGAGCGGATGGCCCCGCAGCTCGCCGCGATGGAGAGCCTCGCCCCGCGCCTGGGCCGCCCCGAGCCGCTGCCGCCGCGGATCACCGCCACCGGCGAGCGGCGCGCCGTCGTCGGGCTGCTGACCGGCTGCGTCCAGGGCGCGTTCTTCCCCGGCGTGAACTCCGCGACCGCCCGGGTCCTGCAGGCCGAGGGCTGCGACGTCGTCGTCCCGCCGAAGCAGGGCTGCTGCGGCGCGCTGTCGGTGCACAACGGCCGCGAGACCGAGGCGCAGGACTACGCCCGGGCGATCGTCGACGCCTTCGAGGCGGCCGGCGTCGAGCGGATCGTCGTCAACGCGGCCGGCTGCGGGTCGACGATGAAGGACTACGCCCGGCTGCTCGGCGACGACCCGGCGTACGCCGAGCGCGCCACCGCCTTCGCCGAGAAGGTCCGCGACGTCTCCGAGATCCTCGACGAGCTCGGCCCGGTCGCGACCCGGCACCCGCTCGAGCTCAGCGTGGCCTACCACGACGCCTGCCACCTGGCCCACGCCCAGGGCGTCCGCGCCCAGCCGCGCGCGCTGCTCACCGGCATCCCCGGGCTCGAGCTGCGCGAGATCGCCGAGGGCGAGCTGTGCTGCGGCTCGGCCGGGATCTACAACATCCTCAACCCCGAGCCCGCCCGCGAGCTCGGGGACCGCAAGGCCGCGAACATCGTGGCCACCGGTGCCGACGTGCTCGTCACCGCCAACCCGGGGTGCCTGATGCAGGTCACCGCCGCGATCGAGCGCTCCGGCCACCCGATGGGGATGGCGCACACGATCGAGGTGCTCGACGCCTCCCTGCGCGGCGCCCCCGCCTCCAGCCTCCGCGAGGGGACCCACCCCTCCGCCTGA
- a CDS encoding L-lactate permease, with product MFQQDLRAVGDSLALSALCALIPLAVLFLLLGGLKVRAWIAGLVSLGVALVVAVVLFGMPAGQGIAAAIDGGLFGFFPILWIVVNAVWIYNLTVSSGHFDVLRRSFEKVSPDQRIQAIIIAFCFGALLEALAGFGTPVAISVVMLMSLGFHPVKAAVVALVANTAPVAFGALAIPIVTLAPIAAGVSDDPRLSDANALGTLGSMVGRQTPILALVVPLILVFIVDGRRGVRQTWVPALLSGFVFAVAQFVTANYISVQLTDIVAALLAAGSLVLLVRVWQPAEVLTADRAEQESGDRATTRRTPSSAAGGAGTATMTGSGSDAARPSADDKREVLRAYAPYLVIIVIFSITNIPAVVDFLAEKPFTYLVDFPGLDIVNSAGDPVVTQFKLNWLPAAGSLLVIAGLITMLILKVNPARALKTYVATYVELRSAIITVMAVLALAYVMNLSGQTASLGAWLAGTGAAFAIISPILGWIGVAVTGSDTSSNSLFGALQVQAAAKAGLDPVLMAAANSSGGVLGKMVSPQNLAIAAAAVGMSGREGEIFRKVIGWSLLLLVLMCIIVGLQSTGVLGWMVP from the coding sequence ATGTTCCAGCAAGACCTGCGAGCCGTCGGCGACTCGCTCGCCCTCAGCGCCCTGTGCGCCCTGATCCCGCTCGCGGTGCTGTTCCTGCTGCTGGGCGGGCTCAAGGTGCGCGCCTGGATCGCCGGGCTGGTGTCCCTCGGCGTGGCCCTCGTGGTCGCCGTCGTGCTCTTCGGGATGCCGGCCGGCCAGGGGATCGCCGCCGCGATCGACGGAGGGTTGTTCGGGTTCTTCCCGATCCTCTGGATCGTGGTGAACGCGGTCTGGATCTACAACCTCACGGTCTCGTCGGGCCACTTCGACGTGCTCCGGCGGTCCTTCGAGAAGGTCAGCCCCGACCAGCGGATCCAGGCGATCATCATCGCCTTCTGCTTCGGTGCCCTGCTCGAGGCGCTCGCCGGCTTCGGCACGCCCGTCGCCATCTCGGTCGTCATGCTGATGTCGCTCGGCTTCCACCCCGTCAAGGCCGCCGTCGTCGCGCTGGTCGCCAACACCGCCCCGGTCGCCTTCGGTGCGCTCGCGATCCCGATCGTCACGCTCGCCCCGATCGCCGCCGGCGTCAGCGACGACCCGCGGCTCTCCGACGCCAACGCGCTCGGCACGTTGGGCTCGATGGTCGGTCGGCAGACGCCGATCCTGGCGCTCGTCGTCCCGCTGATCCTGGTCTTCATCGTCGACGGCCGCCGCGGGGTCCGCCAGACCTGGGTCCCCGCCCTGCTCTCCGGCTTCGTGTTCGCCGTCGCCCAGTTCGTCACCGCCAACTACATCTCGGTCCAGCTCACCGACATCGTCGCCGCGCTGCTCGCGGCCGGCTCGCTGGTGCTGCTGGTCCGCGTCTGGCAGCCCGCCGAGGTGCTCACCGCCGACCGCGCCGAGCAGGAGTCCGGGGACCGCGCCACCACCCGGCGTACGCCGTCGTCCGCCGCAGGCGGTGCCGGCACCGCGACGATGACCGGCAGCGGCAGCGACGCCGCCCGGCCGTCGGCGGACGACAAGCGCGAGGTGCTCCGCGCCTACGCGCCCTACCTCGTCATCATCGTGATCTTCTCGATCACCAACATCCCCGCGGTCGTGGACTTCCTCGCCGAGAAGCCGTTCACCTACCTCGTCGACTTCCCGGGCCTGGACATCGTCAACAGCGCCGGCGACCCGGTCGTCACGCAGTTCAAGCTCAACTGGCTGCCCGCGGCCGGCAGCCTGCTGGTGATCGCCGGGCTGATCACGATGCTGATCCTGAAGGTGAACCCCGCCCGCGCGCTCAAGACGTACGTCGCCACCTACGTCGAGCTGCGCTCCGCGATCATCACCGTGATGGCCGTGCTCGCGCTGGCCTACGTCATGAACCTCTCCGGCCAGACGGCCTCGCTCGGTGCCTGGCTGGCCGGGACCGGTGCGGCGTTCGCGATCATCTCGCCGATCCTCGGCTGGATCGGCGTCGCCGTGACCGGCTCGGACACCTCGTCGAACTCGCTCTTCGGCGCGCTGCAGGTGCAGGCGGCGGCCAAGGCCGGGCTCGACCCCGTGCTCATGGCCGCGGCCAACTCCTCGGGCGGCGTGCTCGGCAAGATGGTGAGCCCGCAGAACCTCGCGATCGCGGCCGCGGCCGTCGGCATGTCGGGGCGCGAGGGCGAGATCTTCCGCAAGGTGATCGGCTGGAGCCTGCTCCTGCTCGTCCTCATGTGCATCATCGTCGGGCTGCAGTCCACCGGTGTGCTCGGCTGGATGGTGCCGTAG